The genomic window GGTTGGCGCCTTGCAGGGCCCGCGGGGCCGGAGGTCAGGGGCGCCGCACGGGGCGATCCGGAGCAGGGCGCCGCAGGCCGACGCGGCGACGAAGATCGTCCCGTCGCCCCGCACGTCGAGCCCGCGCAGGCCCGGGCCCGGGCGATCGTCCTCGACGGCGGGCGGGCGGACGCAGCCCGCGGATCAAGGTCGGATCCCGGCCGAGGACCGGGAGCTGTCCTCCCGCGTCGCGGGGCATGTCGCGCCCGGCGAATCCGCCCCGCCGGTCGATCGCCAGCCAGTGGAAGCCCTCGCCCCCGTGGCGGGCCAGTCGCCCCCGCGAGTCGATGATCCAGACCCCCGCCCCGGTGTCGACGAAGAAGATCCGGCCGCCGTCATCGACGACGATCCCCGATCCGGGGCGGGCCGAGGCGGCGGCGGACGTGAGGGCCGCCCCGAGCAGCAGGGCGAGGCGACGTGCGACGCGGCGCATGGCAAGTCCTCCGAAGGGGCGGGACGCCGGGGCCCCCGGGGCCTCGGGCCGCGATTCACCGGGGAGCCTCGGCCACCGCCGGACGGTCAGCGGCCCTCGCGTCGTGTCGCGGGCTCGGCGTTCGAGTCCATGGGTCCGGCCACGGCCCGAACCTTGTCCCAGTCCAGGACGACGGACAGGAACGGCCAGCTCCTCCGAGAGATGCGGAGGTAGGCGATGTCGCGAAGCTGCATGCCGGCGTAGAGCCCGGCGACGACGCAGAACGCGGGCCAGGCCTCGTAGTAGGCGAGCAGGGCCAGCCCCAGCCCGAAGAGGGCGAGGCTGGCGATGAGGCTCCGGGCGCTCCACCGCAGGTACAGGCCGAGCGGGTAGCCGTTGCGGGCGCGGGCCTCGAGGAGTCGCTGCGCCATCCTCTGCGTCGTGGACTCCGGCATCGAGGCAGCCCCCCTGGCCGGATGCGCCGGCCCCCTGGTCCTTCACCCCCCCGTCGCAACAGCATCGGCGACGGGCCCCGGCGTGTCCAGGGGCGCGCATCCGGGGGGCGCCCCTGCCACCATCTTGGGATCGCGCCCGCGAACGGCTTATACTGCAACCGGATCGTCGAGGGTCACCATCGAGGCGGAGGAGGCCGACCCATGCGGGGACCGAGGCGGGACGTGTCCAGCCGGAGGGACTTCCTGGCGGCGGCCGGCGGCGCGGTGACGCTCGCGGCCGGCGTGGCCTCGCCCGCGGTCGGCGCGAAGGGGGCGAACGAGCGGATCGGCATCGGCCTGATCGGCGTCGGCGGCCGGGGGACGGATCACCTGGAGGCGATCCTCAAGGTGGCCTCGGCGCACAACGTCGAGATCCGTTCCGTCTGCGACGTCTGGCGGAGGGCCGGGGACGTTGCGGCGGAGAAGGTGAAGAAGGCCTCGGGGCGGGAGCCGAGGGCCTGCACCCGATTCGGTGAGCTCCTCGACGACAAGGGCGTGGACGCGATCGTCGTCGCGACGCCGGACTTCGGCCACGGGGCGATCCTGACCGCGGCGCTGGCGGCCGGCAAGGACGCCTACATCGAGAAGCCGATGACGATCGACGTGGACTCCGCGGCGAGGGCCGTCGCCCTGGCGAAGGAGAAGTCCCGCGTCGTCCAGGTGGGCACCCAGCGGCGGAGCGACGGCCACTTCCGCGCGGGGATGAAGGCCGTCGCCGCGGGCGAGATCGGGCCGGTCAACCGGGCCTCCGCCGCCGTGGCCTTCAACGAGCCCCGCTGGCGACGGGCGACGAGCGACGTCCACGAGAAGGACGTGGACTGGGACGCGTACCTGCTGGGCCTCCCCAGGCGCCCGTTCGATCCGAAACTCCTGCGGATGTGGCAGCTCTACAAGGAGACGAGCAACGGGATGCCGGGCCTCTGGATGACCCACTTCGCCGACGCCGTCCACATGCTCACCGGCGCGACCGTGCCGGCCTCCGCCGTGGCGCTCGGCGGGATCTACGTCTGGAAGGACGGCCGAGAGCACGCCGACACGTTCCACGCGATCCTCGAGTACCCCCAGGGCTTCCTCTTCGACTGGGGCATGGGCCTGGGGAACGCGGCCGGCGGCCACTTCACGATCCACGGCACCAAGGCCACGCTCGACGCCGACCGCTGGCACGTCCGCCGCGAGAAGGGCAGCCAGGGCCCGCACTCGCTGAAGCCCGAGGCGACCGCGTCGCACATGGAGAACTGGCTGGACTGCCTGCGATCCCGCAAGCCGACCAACGCCCCGATCGAGACCGGCTACCAGCACGTCGTCGCCACGGTCATGGCCGCGAAGGCGCTGGAGACGGGCCGCCGCCAGGCGTATGACGCGGGCAAGAAGGTCATCGTCGCGTGCTGACCCGGCGGGGACGAGGAGGGCCGATCGCCCGATGACGCATTCTCGCAGGGACTTCCTGGGCGGCGCACTGGCCGCCGCGGGCGTTGGCGCCGCGACGACGTCCGGCGTCGGGACGGACAGCCCCGGCAGCGGCCCGAAGATCGCCCGCGTCGACACGTTCCCGATCGTCTATCCGACCGTCGGCCGCTTCAAGTTCTTCGAAGGCCCGCGCGGCGAGCCCGGCGGGCGGCCGGCGGTGCTCGTGAAGGTCACGGACGAGGCCGGCGCCGTCGGCTGGGGCCAGAGCGTCCCCACCCCCAGGTGGAGTTACGAGACGATCGAGGGCGTGGACTCGACCATCCGCAAGCACCTCGCCCCGATCCTGATCGGCCGCGACCCGGCGGACCTCGGCGGGATCCACGCCGCGATGGGCAGGGCGATCGCCCCGTCCTTCTCCACCGGCCAGCCCATCTGCAAGGCGGGCATCGACCTGGCGCTGCACGACCTGATCGGCAAGCGACGGGGCGCGTCGGCGGCGTCGGGCGAATCCTGGCGCAGGCTGGCCGGCGGGCGCGGGCCCGGGGCCGGCCGCGTCACGCTGAGCTGGACGCTCAACCCGAAGTCGCTCGACGACGTGGAGGGGCTGGTCGCGAAGGGGAAGGAGCGGGGCTACAGGCACTTCAACGTGAAGGTGGCG from Aquisphaera giovannonii includes these protein-coding regions:
- a CDS encoding mandelate racemase/muconate lactonizing enzyme family protein — translated: MTHSRRDFLGGALAAAGVGAATTSGVGTDSPGSGPKIARVDTFPIVYPTVGRFKFFEGPRGEPGGRPAVLVKVTDEAGAVGWGQSVPTPRWSYETIEGVDSTIRKHLAPILIGRDPADLGGIHAAMGRAIAPSFSTGQPICKAGIDLALHDLIGKRRGASAASGESWRRLAGGRGPGAGRVTLSWTLNPKSLDDVEGLVAKGKERGYRHFNVKVAPDPKVDLELCRIVRRLVPDGFLWADANGGYDEATALEIAPKLADLGVPVLEQPLPANRLGGYARLRRQKALPILMDEGIVSSVELVEFIRLGLLDGVAMKPARCGGLTEAKRQVEILREEGLMVLGSGLTDPDVSLAASLLLFDACSLETPAALNGPQFLEGSVLKDPFVVSEGTLRVPEGPGLGVEVDESKIGRLAVKLG
- a CDS encoding Gfo/Idh/MocA family protein, translated to MRGPRRDVSSRRDFLAAAGGAVTLAAGVASPAVGAKGANERIGIGLIGVGGRGTDHLEAILKVASAHNVEIRSVCDVWRRAGDVAAEKVKKASGREPRACTRFGELLDDKGVDAIVVATPDFGHGAILTAALAAGKDAYIEKPMTIDVDSAARAVALAKEKSRVVQVGTQRRSDGHFRAGMKAVAAGEIGPVNRASAAVAFNEPRWRRATSDVHEKDVDWDAYLLGLPRRPFDPKLLRMWQLYKETSNGMPGLWMTHFADAVHMLTGATVPASAVALGGIYVWKDGREHADTFHAILEYPQGFLFDWGMGLGNAAGGHFTIHGTKATLDADRWHVRREKGSQGPHSLKPEATASHMENWLDCLRSRKPTNAPIETGYQHVVATVMAAKALETGRRQAYDAGKKVIVAC